In Miscanthus floridulus cultivar M001 chromosome 5, ASM1932011v1, whole genome shotgun sequence, one genomic interval encodes:
- the LOC136451478 gene encoding histidine--tRNA ligase, chloroplastic/mitochondrial-like: MAAWSSPPSLRHLLLRPRLPLSPTCLAGSFSRRHIHSRCRLFSAASSSTLTHGDAASTHGDADGVVDVNPPRGTRDFPPEDMRLRTWLFDQFREVSRLMAFEEVDFPVLESEALFIRKAGEEITQQLYNFEDKGGRRVVLRPEITPSLARLVIKQGKSVSLPLKWFTIGQCWRYERMTRGRRREHYQWNMDIFGVPKVRAEAELLHAIVLLFQRLGITSSDVGIRVSSRKVLQAVLTMYSIPEHLFTEVCVIVDKLGKMTREEIEKELISTGLSSEAVQGIIDVLSLKSLSKLEEVLGSGVEAVADLKKLFSFAEQYGYADWICFDASVVRGLAYYTGIVFEAFDREGKLRAICGGGRYDRLLSTFGSEDIPACGFGFGDAVIVELLKEKGLLPDMSRQIDDIVFPLDEELEGAASSIASSLRKKGRSVDLVEDRRLKWVFKHAERINASRLILVGNSEWERGMVRVKILSTREEFEVKAGELE; encoded by the exons atggcggcgtggtcgtcgccGCCGTCGCTTCGTCACCTCCTCCTCCGCCCGCGCTTGCCCCTCAGCCCCACCTGCCTTGCTGGCTCCTTCTCGCGCCGCCACATCCACAGCCGCTGCCGTCTCTTCTCCGCCGCATCCTCCTCGACACTGACCCACGGCGACGCCGCCTCGACGCACGGTGACGCTGACGGCGTCGTCGATGTCAACCCTCCGCGCGGAACTAGGGACTTTCCGCCGGAGGACATGCGGCTCCGCACCTGGCTGTTCGACCAATTCCGGGAGGTCTCCCGCCTCATGGCCTTCGAGGAGGTGGATTTCCCCGTTCTCGAGTCGGAGGCTCTCTTCATCCGGAAGGCAGGGGAAGAGATTACGCAGCAG CTCTACAACTTTGAGGATAAAGGGGGACGCCGTGTTGTTCTCAGGCCCGAAATCACCCCTTCCCTCGCGCGGCTAGTCATAAAACAAG GAAAATCAGTCTCCCTTCCACTGAAATGGTTTACTATAGGACAATGCTGGCGGTACGAGCGCATGACTAGAGGAAGAAGGCGGGAACATTACCAATGGAATATGGATATATTTGGTGTGCCTAAAGTTCGG GCTGAGGCTGAGCTTCTTCATGCTATTGTTCTCTTATTTCAACGTCTTGGAATTACATCTTCAGATGTGGGGATCAGGGTGTCCAGTCGGAAG GTTCTTCAGGCTGTGTTGACGATGTACTCCATCCCAGAACATTTATTCACTGAAGTTTGTGTTATTGTTGATAAA TTGGGTAAAATGACCAGGGAAGAAATCGAGAAGGAACTTATTTCCACTGGGCTGTCATCTGAAGCTGTCCAGGGTATCATCGATGTGCTTTCGCTCAAGTCATTGTCCAAACTTGAAG AGGTGCTAGGCTCTGGTGTTGAAGCTGTTGCTGACTTGAAGAAACTCTTCTCCTTTGCGGAGCAATATGGTTATGCTGATTGGATTTGTTTTGATGCATCAGTGGTCCGTGGCCTTGCATACTACACAGGAATTGTATTTGAG GCATTTGATAGAGAAGGAAAACTGAGAGCAATTTGTGGTGGTGGAAGGTACGATAGATTGCTTTCAACATTTGGAAGTGAAGATATACCAGCTTGTGGTTTTGGATTTGGAGATGCTGTTATAGTGGAA CTGCTGAAAGAAAAGGGTCTCTTGCCTGATATGTCACGTCAAATTGATGACATTGTCTTCCCTTTGGACGAAGAACTTGAAGGAGCAGCATCCAGTATTGCTTCGTCTCTGAGGAAGAAAGGCCGATCTGTTGACCTTGTAGAAGACAGACGTCTCAAATG GGTATTTAAGCACGCGGAGAGGATCAATGCTAGCAGGCTGATATTGGTTGGAAATTCTGAGTGGGAGCGAGGCATGGTTCGCGTAAAGATACTATCAACCAGGGAAGAATTCGAGGTAAAGGCAGGTGAACTAGAGTGA
- the LOC136451479 gene encoding uncharacterized protein: MEIAKNGIASGSVRDLPPSKRFRHIGSHLGSTPSVLLPAKKRVLTPPQPQPPEEAAVAVCLPVKKRAIVAPRVEVADAPFCLPAKKRAILAAPPEDTASACLPAKKRACAAPADAAVPACVPAKKRPCAPPPVPPGAVASAKKRVHAPALRGDAAGSVPACLPANRRACAAPPVDTVASACVLAKKRANSPARREDAARSAPVCLPVNKRVMPPFVPPPSVQSDGARVVAAKEARPQGSSKHGGGGGGAINSRVASGTEERARGEEFKKPEKPINQKGIKEQVSMKPRSPPRKGKGLEKPCKTVDGEQSEAVVEVRKKSDAAPDAKGASPKEEPRNGADEVAAQEQEQEPVEDDDGVRCAVCASTDGDPSDPIVFCDGCNLMVHASCYGNPLAQAIPDGDWFCSLCIAKKSKPAVRRRSCCLCPASGGAMKRTTEGKWAHISCALLVPEVFFRDPDGRDGIDCSRVPAHRFAKDCYICEGNKGCALECSQPKCGLGFHVSCGLGAGLCIEYQEGKGCAIVAGFCREHTELWEKQQVTGKYKIVARGQE, encoded by the exons ATGGAGATCGCCAAGAACGGCATTGCGAGCGGCAGCGTCCGCGACCTGCCGCCATCGAAGCGATTCAGGCACATCGGCTCCCACCTCGGATCGACTCCCAGCGTGCTGCTGCCGGCCAAGAAGCGCGTGTTGACGCCGCCGCAGCCACAGCCGCCGGAGGAGGCCGCTGTCGCTGTTTGCCTCCCGGTGAAGAAGAGAGCCATCGTGGCGCCGCGGGTGGAGGTGGCGGACGCCCCGTTCTGCCTCCCGGCGAAGAAACGAGCCATCCTGGCGGCGCCGCCGGAGGACACGGCGTCCGCGTGCCTCCCCGCCAAGAAGCGCGCCTGCGCGGCGCCGGCGGATGCGGCCGTGCCGGCGTGCGTTCCGGCCAAGAAGCGCCCGTGCGCTCCGCCGCCCGTGCCGCCCGGTGCGGTCGCCTCGGCCAAGAAGCGCGTCCACGCGCCCGCGCTTCGGGGCGACGCCGCCGGTTCTGTTCCGGCGTGCCTACCAGCCAACAGGCGCGCTTGCGCCGCGCCGCCGGTGGACACGGTCGCTTCGGCCTGCGTCTTGGCTAAGAAGCGCGCCAACTCGCCAGCTCGTCGGGAGGACGCCGCGCGTTCTGCCCCGGTATGCCTGCCGGTCAACAAGCGCGTGATGCCGCCGTTTGTTCCGCCTCCATCCGTGCAGTCAGATGGTGCTCGGGTAGTCGCCGCCAAAGAAGCCAGGCCTCAAGGATCCAGtaagcacggcggcggcggcggcggcgccatcaATTCTAGAGTGGCAAGTGGCACCGAAGAACGCGCTAGAGGCGAAGAGTTCAAGAAACCTGAGAAGCCCATCAATCAAAAGGGAATCAAGGAGCAGGTGTCCATGAAACCAAGGTCTCCACCCCGTAAAGGTAAAGGTCTGGAGAAACCCTGCAAGACCGTCGATGGCGAGCAGTCTGAAGCTGTGGTTGAAGTGCGCAAGAAATCCGACGCAGCGCCTGATGCGAAGGGAGCATCTCCCAAAGAAGAGCCGAGGAATGGAGCTGATGAAGTGGCGgcgcaagagcaagagcaagagcccGTGGAGGACGATGACGGCGTGCGTTGCGCCGTGTGCGCGAGCACCGACGGCGACCCGTCGGACCCCATCGTGTTCTGCGACGGGTGCAACCTCATGGTACACGCGTCCTGCTACGGTAACCCGCTCGCGCAGGCCATCCCCGACGGCGACTGGTTCTGCTCGCTCTGCATCGCCAAGAAGAGCAAGCCGGCGGTGCGCCGCCGGAGCTGCTGCCTCTGCCCGGCCAGCGGCGGCGCGATGAAGCGCACGACGGAGGGGAAGTGGGCGCACATCTCGTGCGCGCTGCTCGTGCCGGAGGTGTTCTTCCGGGACCCCGACGGCCGCGATGGCATCGATTGCTCCCGCGTCCCCGCCCACCGGTTCGCCAAGGATTGCTACATCTGCGAGGGCAACAAAGGGTGCGCCCTCGAGTGCTCCCAGCCCAAGTGCGGCCTCGGCTTCCACGTCTCGTGCGGCCTCggcgccggcctctgcatcgagTACCAGGAAGGGAAGGGCTGCGCCATCGTCGCCGGCTTCTGCAGAGAGCACACCGAGCTATGGGAGAAG CAACAAGTGACAGGCAAGTACAAGATTGTGGCGAGAGGACAAGAATGA